The genomic interval TGGTTTCTAATTTTATCATCCAAGGCTAGCGTGGGTCTTCTTTAACTGACTTATGATGTACTTTGTTCCTCTGCATAAAAGGAACGTGAACACGAAGCTTCCTTCCAATCCTTTATGTTACATATGTTCCATAAGTAAAGTTGGTTTTGTGGAGCATGTCCTACCTTGGTATCTCTAACGCATTGTGATTCCGTATACACTTTAATTGACCGCTGTTTATAGTCAGTAGACTGAAAAACGGTTGTTGtactttttttgtttgaagCATAGTTGTCAATACCAAATAGTGGTGCAGAGTGATCGCTCTCACCCCCAACCTAGTGCTATGGCAGATCGTGAGATGAGTGCTATTTTAGATCCTTAATAGGTCTATATGAAAAAGATGGGTCATAAATGCTATTGGCTGGAAATCTCACCAGGAAAAAGATGAGTCTTCATAAGTACTATTGGCTGGAAATCTCACCCGGAAAAAAATGGGTGTCTAGGAAATCACAAACCATGTTGTGGATGTTTGAGGTTGATTAGAAGAGATAAGCATTGGCCGTGGTGGGCAGTGCTGATTGGAGCTGCAACAGTGATGGCTGAGGTTGGCCAGAAGATATTTCTGCAGCGCTGGGCTGTGGTGGGCAGTGCTGATTGGAGCTACAACAGCCATGGGAACACATAACAGAGTACAATGGGAAGTGTGGAAGCTTTGGCTAGGGCATCAAAGAAGAAAGTGTGGAACCAAAAACAAGAGGTTCATAATATAAAGGGGTAGTAGGGGTTTTCCAAGTTTACCCTcactaaaagaaacataaaatgaCACTGGGGGGGTAGGGGGCAAAAGTCCTATGGCCATCATGACACTTGGAACGAGGGTGTGATTTGTGCCATGATGGCTGTGACTTGAGTCATCCTGCAATGACTTCTCCAGGATTAGGGTTAACCTGTGACTCACTTCAAATGCATGATATTCACTACTCTGGTTTCAAGCTTTTACCTGTAGCCAACCCCAGCCATTGGGATAAGGCTTCTTGTTATTGTTGTATCTAGCTTCAATCTTAATTCTTAGTTTTTAAGTGACCATTTGTCTGTCTGCTCGTACAGTTTCAAGCTTTGCGTTCAATGGTGCAATCCAATCCACAAATTCTCCAGGTATTTCGTTTTGTCAATTAATTTCCTGACTACTTGACAGTTATTGATGTGTAATGTTTATCACTTTTCTTTCCAGCCTGTGCTTCAGGAACTGGGTAAGCAGAATCCTGGTCTTTTAAGACTGATTCAAGAGCATCACGGGGAGTTTCTCCAGTTGATAAATGAACCTGTTGATGGTTCTGAAGGGTGAGTTTATTTCTTGCTACATGTGGCATATTAAGTCTGTTTTAGATTTCACAACAATTACATAATGGTTCAATTCCATCAATTCCCAAACTACTACTCTACTCTCTCCTAGTTGGTcgttaaagtaattaatttgtttgagtaATCTCTGAAGTATTGAATATATGTTACTTTAGCCCTccattaatgtattttattagtttagGGATCAAATTGAAGGATTTTTTAATAGTTGAAGGACtacttaatttgatttcaattacTTTTAGGACTTCTTGCATAGTTTGTTTTACTTTAGGAACCATTTACGAGAGAGAATAACAGTTCGGCAATAAAATTTATGGTTTACTCGAATTCATCATATGCTGTTCAAATTATTGGTTGTCAATTTTCCCCGTACATGCAATATGAGAGGAACGTTTCTACTTGAATTAGGAGTTTACTTGCATAATTTATATTGACGTAGATTTTGAAGTAGAAACGAATCCATCTTTCTTTGTCAGAGATATATTTGACCAACCTGAGCAAGACATGCCTCATGCCATCAACGTGACTCCAGCTGAGCAGGAGGCAATTGGAAGGGTATGCCTCTCCTTTTTGTAGTTAATACATGTCATTTCCTTTGTTATCTGATAAATTCTTGTTATGTGTGCTGATCGATATTATTTACTTACCATTGGTATAGCTTGAGGCTATGGGATTTGACAGAGCTTCGGTGATAGAGGCATTTTTGGCATGTGACCGTGACGAGCAATTGGCAGCGAACTACTTATTGGAGAATGCCGGAGACTTTGAAGATTAAATCACAATTATACATTCTCTGTGAAGGAAAATAACTGCTGATTGCCTCGCTAAGCTTGGACGTAGGAACTCAACCTCTCTATAATGGATTCCCTCGATGCCATTCGGGGTAACTCTGCTGCGGctttaattctttcttttttatgtgcCAAAAAAAGTCGCTAATCTACATTACTCACATTGATTCATagctttcttttcccttttttttttcttttttttttataaaatattaacttaaatttGACTTGGATAATATATGGGTTAGAATTTGGATTAGCCCTTCAGTTTCATTTTAACGTCACTAACGTAGAACTAACTAACCATTTCTCTTTAACTTGttattcttaaaaagaaaaatgtaaatcaGGTTTCTTGCAAATTTCAAACTTCAGATGATTTATCTAAGTGTCAAAGTAATCAATCACGTTTGTGATTCTTTTTGGATTTGGAGTGGAGTCTAGTAAAGATTCTTATGAAGCTTTTTCTTCTAAGAAACCTGCATTTACGTGTTGTCTCGCTATGTTTTATTGTTTATCATTTCgtttatcttaaattatttgCAAAATTTCAATCATAGTATttcaaaatgcaaaacaaattaACGTAATATCTCAAAgaatactttataaaaaattatgggTTTCACCTCTTTTAATGTAAGAAAAGTACATTTTGGAGctgaaaaatacataattttggataaaacattatatttattaattataaagttaattGCTATTATAGTTAATATATACGTATTATTATTCGTATTTGGTGTAGTTGGCAAAACAAATGTGAAACAAAAGTTACAGTTTTTATGATTATTCCATATGACTTGTTTCAATGGATTTAAAATTGAGATTGCACTGAGGAATCATCAATTAGAGAAGCAGAATCCAATACTAATTAAGGTGTTTCCaggtttaatgttttctttctcaatcattaattaatacacatttttacattttctactttcttaattattttacttttggttcttttaaaaatgaaatgatcACTTTAAATTCCAGTATTACAAGAAAACTAATTAACTAACTATTTAGCGTTACTTTAAATATTGACACgtgtcattaaaaaaatgtttgaaatataaaatattgtttctcCAATAACTTGAAGATAAATAttagaaacaaattttttttttataagaatgaGATTTTTCCTTTATAAACCTATTTAAGTCTATGAGTAACGAATgtaaggataaaaataaaatataaaaaaaaattttgaataatatgaATAAAGAGAAGTGAGTTAGTTTTGgaaatattagtttatataaaaaaaatgtatattggGAATAATTTCGTTAACCAAATCCCTAACTTCTGTGTCTCTGAGCTCTATCTGGAGATGGCAATGGCCTCGTCAGTGGCTGTGCATTCGCACGCCTTTCGTTTCCACCCTTTCTTCTCGCGCAGCCCAACACCTTCTTCCTCTGTCTTCAACCTCAGATCTCAACCTCAACCGCTCTGCGTCAAGTGCCATTGCAATCAACCACCGCCACCTGTTATCGCCCCCCGAGAAACCCTCACCGACTGTCTCCGGGGATGCACTCGCACGCTCACCACGCTCGTGGGATTGGCCGTGTTGTTGGCCAAGTCAGTTCCGCTTGGGAATTGGTCGGCTATAACTGCCAACACCGTTTCCACGATGGGACCGCTGTTCTTCGCGGCTGTGCGGGACCGACCGAGCGGGGCGCTGAACACGCCGCTCACGGTGGTTGCAGCTGGGCTGGGGAAATGGCTGGACATATACAGCGGGGTTTTGATGGTTAGGGTTTTGCTGAGTTGGTTCCCGAACATCCCGTGGGAACGGCAGCCTCTGTCCGCAATCCGAGACCTCTGCGATCCCTACCTCAACCTCTTCCGTAACATTATTCCCCCCGTTTTTGACACCCTCGACGTTAGTCCTCTTCTCGCTTTCGCCGTTTTGGGCACTCTCGGCTCTATTCTCCAAACTGCCATCTGATCTTCACAATCAGTCCCTTCTCTTCACCATAGGTATTCTCACTCTCACCTCATTTTCTGTATTTTACTTTCAATACAAATCTCACTGTCTCGTCTTACAGGACATGCTTCGCTTCCGCTGCGCATCTTCTTCATATGAACCAAACCATTGCTATTAGGTTACTTACAGTTTATACTTTGTTTCGTCTATGTGGTTAAGGTTGttgcttttcattttcaaatgtaCTCTGTTTTGAGTTACCAACTTCTAcctttattgaaattatttcaatattaccTTCGCGGAAAATTTCCTGTTCACCCTGCATCAATCATTCCTATTTATTTATGCACGCCCCAACTAATCCGATAACACTCTCTAACTAACCAGATAACAACTATCTGATATGCTTTCACGAACCACTTCGTCTTCATCATTTCATAACTTTATTTGTCAAAGCTTTCAGGTACACTGTCAATTTCTTTCCTTTGGGTACAGAAAGAAAGTACAAAATAGAATCACTTctgattttcttttctcctgTAGTTCTGAATTTTGGTTCTTTAGTTTTCAAATGCAACGAGGCGCTTAGTTTCCTGATTTTGGTGATCGGTTACGCAACATATTAGTTTTTCAGAAAAGTATCACTACATTAAtcttattaaagttttaaaaaatcattacaaCTTATCTATTTTATCTGAGTTTCCAACAAAATGTTTGGATtcgtaaaatttaattttattaactgtGTTTGGATCCAGCAGAAGCTATACAGAGTAGCTTCAGTGTTTACTGTTTTGGACGTGGAAATAAGAAGATACATGCATTTGTAAGGCAGATACAATTACGcattaattgtgttattttataaagtttgatACATCTTGTTCTGTATGTATTTTGTGTGTACTTTGATTCTTGCTAAAGTTTCTCTCACCTCGTGTAGTATGCTCTTCAAGATTATGGTAACTTCATTCCTCTTTCTGTATATCAAACAAGACAAGGTGCCTTTTCATATTATCTTTACATTTCGGTCCATTTGTGTAGAAACTGAATGATTTTTGTTTCCTTCCAGATGTATTTTTAGTTCTGTTTTGATACTCTGCGTATGAGTGATTAAATGTGTCTTCAATCTATTAAAGTAAAAACTGccacaaaatttaatttgtgtGTAGAAGTGtcaaatttttttatggttGTTAAATTACTAAAATCATCACTCTGGCGATAAATTTGTGGTTTTACTTAATGGGAGTTAGAATGTTTATAACAGCACAAATCAAAGTGGAATTAGGGACTAGGACAGTTTATAAGTAAATTGTGCAAAGGTCAGGGTAATAAGTAAACCTTTGAAAAAtcatctaatttattttttgggttAGACTACTTCTCAACGTTGAACGGCTCACTTAGAAGTTATGATAACCCCACATCATTCTTTAcaagcttatatatatatatatatatatatatatatatatatatatatatatatatatttcgttactgtatattgaaaatattttaaaatatataagtctTCAATCGGTGATATTTATGATATTATCTCATTTATAAATTGACAACATATAATTTTTGGATATCAGCATAGTGACACATTTAGATATTGCAGTAGTGACAAGAGCTGAAGTCATTTCTCATTGGGTAAGATTGTGCTATACATCAAATGAGGTCCTTGCGTTTTGTCGGAAGCCAATTCTTTACAGGGGCCACTTAGATTTAAATCTGCCTATGTATTGAAATCTCATGACTTTTGAAATTACATATGACAAGCGACAAGCcaacaatatttcaaaatctttattaattgttgggtgcATGCCAATGTATTTCGTTAGTTTCCTTCAAAGtcttttcaaataaatgaatGTTTCTGTACCAGTGATGAGTATGTTTTTCGTAAGATACTTTGTTTACTTGTTTTTGAGTATCAGTATCGTCTGTTTAATGAGTGTGAAATGGCATCTACCTTTAAATTTCAGAAAACCATACTACAAGCAATGCTTCTTCATTTTGCTTAATGATGGGACAATGTTGTAACCATGTTTGTAATTAAACAAGTAAAAGCATTGGCTGCTGCTGTTAACAGCAAACCAAATGATATGTCTTGAGAATAAAAGAACTGGTATCTTTGGAGATACGCAAACCTGTATCTAGTGCTAACAATTTCAGCAAACAACTAATTTCTAGGCTCAACTGAACTACCATAACTCATTATTATTGCTACTACTTTGGACTATGGAAACCCTACATTATATTACAAGAAATGTAAAAGgggaaaaagagaaatttgatTCTGGAAGTTACTGATCTTGTGTTAAACCAAGTAAGTTATAGGCATTAATGCTTACAATTTGTGCACATGTAAATGCCATACAGATAATAGATATTTGTATAATTGCATTGTAGTTGGTATGAACtactaatattaaattaataatatattccAACTAAgccaaattttcatattattgttTCTATAACTCAAGATCTTACACAAATAATTCAAGCTCTTCATTATCATACCAAATTAATGGGTTACATCATACAAATCTATCGAGTTTTAAGAGAGCtaaagattttataaataagaataataattttaagaatataagtGACAGAAATTCGCAATTTCATTTACTAAACTCATATAAAGAACAAATGACAAACAACCTCGTACGTTAATCTCTAAATAGCGAACAACTGAAACGAAATTTTGGATTCATGTTGGATGATCTAAAATTACCATAAAATAAcggttaatataattttaaatagatattcgtATGAttgattatatgttttaaataattgacTTTGAATCTAAGAAATGGTATTTGTTGAAATTATTCTAAATAAGATTTTCAGTTAAGTTTTAGAATAGGAAGTTTTCTTTGTAAGATatattttgaagttatttttattcataatctctctttgtaattatttttaatcatgcGTACATGCACACGTCATGAGAAAATGTTTCTCCTACGGTTTAAGCAAAAGTTGCATTTATATGTTacgatatattaaaaaagttatgcaTCTGaccatatatattaatttatttgcatGTTGGAGAATtgcaaaaataagaaaaatttgtGATTGTCGATAATCAAACAAAGCCTCATAATCTCACATACACTTGGCACCATTACTACGGTTGCTTCAATACAAGACTAACAATTTCTTATTGGcctttccaatttatttattaatttcgtttatattacaaattgtaattgttttatcGATACATTTCACATATCAGTactcatttataaattatttttaaatatatacattatattttatatgtataatacaataattcatattatgaaacaatatatattttttaattatggttatttaaaaattcaatttacaaACAGACATAAAAGAAGGCAAACTGAGAGGAACAAGTGGTAAAGAAGATAAAACAcacatataaatttaaaaaaatgatgcTTTAAATGATTGAGatgtattttccttttcttggtTGCAATATATTGTACGACATACATACCCAAATACAGAAAATGTTGATGTTTAATCGAAAATATCAAAAAAGTGAAAATCTCATTCTTTAAATTCTctattgtaattataaaaattggaACTTTATTTTGTAATGTCAGCACAAATAAAGGTTAAAATGGATTTCCAAACAAATATTTGCcaaattgaattgtttattcCACATAGCCTTTATAGAGTAAAGGTGGAGTGTAAAATTCTCCTAATTGTTCCTTAATAATTGTCTAATTTGGTTTAAACTAATGCAAGGAAAAATAGTTTTAGAGTATTGATGAGTGATACAAAATAGAGAAAAGTGtaggtttggtttggtttgtgacaaacatcaattaataatattagaatAACAAAAGAGTAGGGTAGGCGTGTGTGTGTTTGAtgagttaataataataataataataataataataataataataataataataataataatgatattttggaaataaataaattatacgtTGCTTTGTTTGGTGGTTTTTGCGGGACGAGACAACCTACCAGTGGTTGAAGAGAGAGTTTTTAACTTTCAATAATAACAGTAACAacagagaagaaagagagagaaagttaaGATTTTGAAGTGTGAAGTGAGAGAGATGGATACTGCAATGCTATGAAGATGGGATCTCAGCCTCACCCTCATCACCACTCTCTTTGATTCTGCTAAATCTTCAATCTTTTCAATCCTTCATCTTCCATCTTCCATCTTTCAGGTATACACTTTTCTCATTTTCTACACAGATCTTCTTCCATTGCATTACAGCTACTCTTCAATGGGGGTTTGCCTTCAATACCcatttctcctttttcttcttcattccgTCTCTCAGCTTCTCAGactctttttttcatctttctatTTGTAAAAAACCTTACTTTTTCTTCTCCAACTTCAATCCTTATGTATGGGTGGATCTCCCAATGTTTGCATTTTGAGGGAGATCCATCACCCCATGTTTCTCCTTCCTCTAGATCCACTAACCCCATCTTCAATTTTCCCTTTTCACCATTTCTACTTCACGCAACCTACTTCATAAAGTAACTGCTCCTGTTTACTTCCACTAACCTCATCACTGGAATTTGTTGGAATTCCCA from Vigna radiata var. radiata cultivar VC1973A chromosome 9, Vradiata_ver6, whole genome shotgun sequence carries:
- the LOC106773030 gene encoding ylmG homolog protein 1-1, chloroplastic, which produces MAMASSVAVHSHAFRFHPFFSRSPTPSSSVFNLRSQPQPLCVKCHCNQPPPPVIAPRETLTDCLRGCTRTLTTLVGLAVLLAKSVPLGNWSAITANTVSTMGPLFFAAVRDRPSGALNTPLTVVAAGLGKWLDIYSGVLMVRVLLSWFPNIPWERQPLSAIRDLCDPYLNLFRNIIPPVFDTLDVSPLLAFAVLGTLGSILQTAI